The DNA segment CAGGTAAACTCTGCCGGTGCACATTTGCTGGTAAGGTCGCATCGTACCTCGAAGCAAGGCCACCCGAGCTGAGCACAAGCACGGTGGGGGGTGACGCTGTTTCTGAAAACAGTTCAACAGTTGAAAAGACATTCCTGAAAAGACATTGAAAAGACGAACAAAGAGACTGCGATGCGGCAACCAGAAAGAAGAAGGAGCAATTCGAATCCTCTTCCTCgatgattttttgttataatattTCCAAACTttgtagcggaatttggggcaagtgtgccatacggggcaagtgtgccatacggggcaagagtgccaccaagcattttccTTAACAACTTTAGTTTagtgatcaattgtgtatacagttggttgctttccaatgactaggtatactgagccgaatttcatataaatcaatcgatatttctcattgttttgaacttatttatattgagtttcaaaattgagcagaatattataattttttaatccaaccaaataagctctcaaaaatcatgcgaacaatcaaccgagaaaatttttacaccaccgtatagctgagaaaacgttaaattttttgtggggttagttgaaaaaaacttttttttgtcactgaaaaattcaatttcaaaaaagttacaacttttggggcaagtgtgccatctctgtttgggggcaagtgtgccaccatctttcataggcgcgagctgtcaaaaatgtaaacattgttgtagcgtgctgcggaatgctgcgctattgtgagcggattccacgccagaaaaacagaacagtaacaaaccatattgtggtacagttggtggtcaaaaagggttcattggtgactaaatacatgtaggaatacatacactagtggtacaaacgtaataatttccaattatctaagaaatacggttattttaaccaggtggccgtcttgccccatacgagtggcactcttgccccatagcccaaaaaaacaacgtctttttggaccctttttaaaacgcttcaaaaactgttttatttccacttttttcaagcgaaactcatttataagtgaggaaatagatgtaaaatgattatgagatttaaatcggcttttgaaaaacacgttttagtgagttataacttgaaatgcttaaggtggcacacttgccccaagttccgctaAATTGTCTCTTCCATTTTAAATCCTTTCGCGATCAGTTAAAAAAGGAGTCATAAGCAACCACGTGCGTGCGAAATTTGAAATATCCCGGCGCCGGGAATCGCGCCCGCAGGATAAAATCCGTTAAACTACCAGGGCAGCATGATCGATAGGAGGATCAACACACCCGTTGTGGCGCTATCGCCAACTCGCCGCCATCCTGTCGCCATTGCTTAAGGCGGCGCTACTTGCACTAATGGCGGCGTGAAACAATAGCATCGGCAGTTAGTACACCTCCTTCGAGTACAGTATGGCGAGCGATGCGGGGAACGCTGCTGATTGGTTGCCGTGTGTTTGCCATGGTAACGGCGGTGTACGTTTGCTGCACGGATGCTCCACGCTGCAAGCGATCCTTCGATCCTGTTACCAAAACATCGATTTTGGTTATCAATTTGCATCGCCGACTCGACGAaacgagtgagagagagagagagagcgcgcgcaaGCGAAATCAATCAAAGCGGCTGCAGCCGCCTACTCTCTCCCTCGCATGTCATCGATCGTCGTTGTCGCTAAACACGCggccgcaacaaaaaaaaatcagcaaacGAGCGATGTAATGATAATTGCATCAATAAACAATTATGAATGTGATTAACTGTTTCGGGGCAGGCTGCGATAGAGGCGATCAAATTGAAGCCTAAtatggtgtatgtgtgtgtgagcgagggTTATGTTGCCTGTTAAAGCCATTGATAGCCACCGAGCTACCACCGAGCACGTGCCCCCATCGCTTTGCCCGcgcgatcatcatcattagcGATCATTAGGTGGTGAGAAATtagttatttttctttcccttttgttGCGCCATTCGTTTCTTTGGCAGTAAAGCGTCCTCATGCTATGCTATGTTTATGTGGCTATAAAATGATTATTCGCATggaattttgctttaaaaacaataattatacattgaatttgatttaaagGTAGTGAAGATTCGCAAACTTGCACGTTGTCCTTTCTTGTTCGAGTAGTCTGGTtgtctgtttttatttcgcaCATTACACATACAATTGTAACATAACAGTGACTTGGTCCTGCATAAATTAGTGATATTCCCTGTTCTCTTCCTACTTATTTACAAGCTCGCCCATCACGGTGCGCATCTACTACTATTACtgctactattactactactcgCGCGTATTTAAGGACGATCGCAGCATTTCGTACGCCGACTTGGATGCTTCGGTTCTGGAATGaagaacagaagaaaaaaaaagagaagcagCTCGTTAATGCTCACCCACAAGCGTTCACGCCAATCCGGCCAGCGGACCGCACTTACCGGAGCGAAAGGATAGGCCGTAGCGCATTGCGAATGTTTTGATAAACGAGCGGATTGAGCTGctcttgctgctgcagcagctcgccGAGCGAACGGTCGCCAGTGTTCGAGCCCGAGCGTTCCGTGGTCCTTCGACACGGTAGGCCGTGGGCGGCCGCAAACTGTTCGAACGTTTTCTCGCGCAAAAACAACAGCGGCCGAATGATGCGCACCGCTCCTTCCGGGTGCGATTTCGACACATCCTCCGAGCGCTGCACCGCCGGCAGCGCACACAGCTCACCCCGGTGGAGCAGCGAGGTGAGGAACCGATCGGCCAGCTTGTCGAGTGTGCTGGCCATAGCGAGCACGTTGTACTGCCGGTGGCGAGCGTGGTGCATCAGCTGATCGGTAAGTGATTCGTGTGAAGCTGCGAatgatgagtgtgtgtgtgtgtgtgtgaacgtggtgtgaaaaaaaaggcaaatgatCATTACACACTGGTGCACACGGTGTAGATCACACGAAGATCGGCACCTACCTAGCGGCTCATAAAAGTACGGCACATCGAGCTCCTTCAGGTACAACATTAGCGCGCGCGGATCCACTCCACTGTCCGCGCTGCCAACGGTGACGGCGGCCAGCTGCACCTTCAGCCGGCGGGTTTGACAAAACTGACGCAACAGATGCAGCAGGCAGAGGGTGGAGCTACTGCCCGACAGGCACACCAGGACGCGATCGCCCTCCTGCAGCATTCGATACTCGTCCAGTGCCTGAACGGGGGAGAGGAAGTAGGTTCAAGAAACGACCAGAATTACATGCCGGTAGTGTGAAACGGTTGCAGTGGAATGGTATCGGTCAACACATCAGCTGCAGTCCGTTTGCAGTAGTGACCTGAGCGAAACACTCACAGGCGCGGTTTTGCGCGGTTTACTGTACGATGGAGCGGTTAATGagcggtgttgttgttgttgttgttgttgtgagtgGTCAGCCAGTCTCGTCTGTCGATCCAATTAGCATACCAACGTcctttgcatgtgtgtgtgtgtttagtgagaaggaaatgtatttCTCAAGGATGCAGATTACGCACAGCGCAGCGGGGTAGCAGCAGGGTGGGTACTGGTGTTGTGGAGACTATCTACTAATAGCTTGCGAGTTGAATGAATGTTAGTAAACAAGACAGCGAACATACCGGAGCTTGTGGAGAGAAGTTAATCATAAGCATTTTCTTGCATTTTGAATATAAAATTTCGTTTTAACAAATTCACattcaaaattaaatctcTTAATAAAAAGTTGCTAAAGGGTcctaattgtaaaaaaaataattatcattTGGATTCATAATTTACTaatgcgataaaaaaaaactgattgtAAATTTTAGATTTACTATCCCTGATTCATAAGCGATAGTAGCGCCAAAGCTGCACTGCAGCGGTCAAACTGAAAAGCTCCACTGTGTATCCAATGCACAGCAGCGCCATCTATATGTCAGATCGATAAGCGAACATTTTAAACGCGGATTCGTTAGAATAGTGCAATTCCTTCCACAACTAACTTAATTTCTTGTGGAtgttgctcgttttttttctcttcttcttcaaaGATAAAATGTAAGTAAATCGATCCTCATTCAATCCGATTGGATGTGAATCCGCTTACCATTTCCGCAAGCGATGAATGCCACTGTGGTGACTGAAACGAAATTCCGTCGCCCTGTTCGCCTACACAGCAgttagaatttaaaaatacacattaaaaataaaccttCACAGCCGCATTACAACATTACTTTGCTACTGTATGCACCCAAACGTACTACGCACGCTTCACTAATGTCAGCTACATTTCGGTTacaggaaaatggaaaaaaatggttAACGATTAGATCAAACGCATCATGATCGAATTAACTTGTTGtgaaatatatatttatctctctctctctctctctacctctctAACGTTATATTCACTTTCTGCTAtatttatatgtatatatcACACCATCACATGCCATGTTCCGACAAGTATGGTAATGATTTGTAAGAATAGTAAAGATACATTTTCTCTCCTCTCCAGCCCTACCCTAATGAACAATCCCCTTTCCCTCATTCCTGTTTCCTTCACACGCTAATGACTGTTACAAAGCTACAAGTTACAGCAAACATACATCACTACAAGTATTACACACTCTTTCACAGCGGCTTACCAAGCAGCACTTTTGTTGCACAAAACCATTGCGATCGGTAAATGTATGCACACATACTTTAGTTACACATTGGAAGGGTTTCATCCAAACCTACACAAAAGCTTCGCGCAGATTGCGCAGCAGTAGCGATAACGCCTAGACACAGTAAATACAACAAATAGGACAGGGTAGACAGGGTAAGGATGTTTCGCGTATTGCGCAcgcagaaaaaaaagcagctaCAAAATCTCCTTTCCGGATCTCATCTCTCCTCCAGCAGCGACTTTAAAATATGGTACAGATATGCATTAAAGTTCCGCTCCACAGCTCCATTCATTAAACGCTTGTTTGCGACACTCTCCCCCCTTCAAAACGCACACGAAAGTTACACACATGTGttcttttcttcctctctctctctctctctcgctctcactcgcACTCTGCAAAGCATCTCCCGCCGCTACTGTTCATCTCATCTCAGGAGGCgttcttcatcttttttttttatattttaaacaacTCGGTGAACTTCAAGAACAGCTGTTGCACGCATGCGGCACACGTTCGTAcgcaacaataaaaacagatAAGAGAAAGAAACGGaagtatattaaaaaaagagtTGATATCACCTTCGCAGGGAGTGGGAGGCGAACCAAAAACGAACGCAAGAACgtaacaacaacataaaaaaaacattgaatcaaaaacagtaacacataaaagaagaaaaaacattcttgttgcaacaacaataaaaaaaaaaacatagtaaAAATGACGCAAAAGACAATAAACACGATAACAGAAAACACAGAAACCTCGAAGCTACCCGGAGCGTTCAATGGTAAATGGTGGATAAAATCGTAACAAATGAATCGTGTTTACACGCTATTCGCGCATCTGTGTGCGCACCCGTGGGCTCTCCCGGTTGCTCGCAATATGCGCTGCAGCAAATTGTGAATTgagggtttgtgtttttttgataTAAAAACTATGACTATCAATCGCCGTTCTTCGAATCACACGAACTTTCCTTTCGAATCttattctctctttctatatatatatctctctctctgttgatTCTCTCCAAATAGTAAAAGTAAGGTGTTGTTAGTAATGATCGCTTAAAATAGTATCATGAATTAGTAATGCTTTCCCGCTACTTGGTACAGCCTGCAGCCTGTGCTTGATCTCCTCTCCAGTATGTCTCTTCTGCTAGTGTGCCATTTCTAGTACGTGGTTAGTTAGCTAGTAGCTGCGAGATCCCTTTCTGCAAACACAACTGTTCCCCCAAATGCACACGAAATGCAACCGATTTCAAGCACCgtttgcagttttttgttatgctttatCTGCGTACTCTGTCCGACCAAACCCGTTTGCGTTTGGCGTCGCTATTTGAGCGCATCCTGCACGCCAgtgtgtgtagtagtggtggtgagTGTGTTACTGGTGTACCGTAATAACGAGTGTAATTAGTTTGCCATACTACACGAGCGCCccgcagtagtagtagtagtagtagtagtagtacaagCCAAGCAGAAGTAATGGGAGTAGCATCATTCATCAGCAtgcacaccacacaaaaaaccgcGTGCGGGTAAGTAAGTGTAGAGCAGCGCGAAGGTGGAGCGCCGCTCCGCAAGGGTAAGTATCGCGTGTTAAAGCACAAAATTAATCGTTAACCTCGGCTGCCTGCTTCCAGACTTCCTTCGGCATCTGGTGCCACTGGACGCCACCGGTCGTCCCAGGCGTCACGTGCCCGACGACGGTCTCCCCCGAAGGTGTACGGTTGAGGACGTGCTGCTGGCGGGTTAGGGGACTTTTGCCCGTAGTAGCATCGGCCGGACCGGGCGGATGTCGATCGTTTGGACTGGCCGTGTCCGTATTGGGAGAGGTTTCAACGATCGATCCACCGGACGGTTCCGATATGAGCCGTCGCGGTGGAATTGCTGGCTTGTGTGTCGTGTTGTCCACATCGGCGGAGACGGTGCGTATTCTGGGTgaggatgagagagagagagagagagaacagaaAAAAGCAATTGATTTAGTTGAAAAGAATTAATTTCTGATACATTTTGTTCCATTACTAGCTGataaagaaacacacacactaacccATTTATGATATTATTCCCTCATCGAAAGCACTGCATGAAAACACATGGGACacaacacaatcacacacatgTCACCAAAATGGACATGAATCGCAAATTGCTTGCCGTCCTACCCATCTTCAAGCCCACCCGGTTTGCCGTAGTAAACCTTACCTACTGTCGTGGCCAACCGTCCGGCCCGTCGCCCGTACCCGTCCCCCGGCACTATCGTCCGGCGCGTCGCAAAAGTTCATATTGATGCCGGAGTCCTGCGACGACATGGTGGACCGTGGATCGAAACTCTTGCAGGCGGCGATCGGTCCGGCCGCACCGTGCAACGGTCCCATCATGTAGTCCGGGCTGGCGGCCGAACTGGGCCGCGGGAACGATTCCGACCGGTGCTTGCTGTTGTCGTGGTCGGCCGACCGGGGCCGATGGAGTTTGGCGTCCGGCGTAATATCGCTGTACCGTTGTTTGATCAAGCTAATGGTAGATGGATGGTTGTGTGTTGGGGTCACCATCACAAAGCGAGGAGAAAGTTGATGGTGGGTACGggggttgatgatgatgatgatgatgatgggtgcgtgtgtttaaaaattgcaatcatgatggatggatggatggatggacgaGATGGGATTACAGTGACAGTGAAGGACAAGCGACGGTGCGTCCGTTGTTACCGGTGGACAATGCACGCGCACACATTTACGGTATggggaagaaagagaaacagagagagagagagagaaaaagagacaaaaaaagagagagagaacgaggaAGCACCCGTTAGCGATCGGTGGTTAAACTAGCGCTCCTACGGCATTACTTTGATTCCCCCCTGCGGGAGCCTTTGGAGGCAGCTTAAAGCCGTGccggtaaacaaaacaaaaaccacaacacGGGACGGGGGATTAACAACTTAAACAAATTctataaatacaaacacacactactAGTACTAAAATAACAAATGCACTGCTCTCCCCCCCGACAGAACGACAATTACAGTTTGTGTGGTGCCGCTCCGCCGACACTGGCTGCGTTGGACGTtccacctgctgctgctgctgctgtgccacCGTTGCTGCTGCGCACTATGTCCGGGGGTGAGTTTTTGCGCGCACCGAGAAATCCTTCGGGCGAGATAATCCCATCGACCGCATTCACGACGTCCCGTATCTCGGACTTCACCTCGTTCGTCATCTCCTTGCTGAACTCGCGCAGATAGTCCACCACGTCGCTGGTGCAGATGGAATCGCGCTTGCTGTCCGCCGGTGCAGGATGGctgcaagaagaagaagaagaaaaaggcgAGACGGTTGATTGTACGATTTCCTTTCAGGGCTTTCTCCACGCTTACCTCTGCGGTCCGAGGGAGTTGAAGTTGACCAAGCTGCTCATCTCGATGCTGTCGGTGCTTTCGAGCACATCCTCCACCTTGCTAATGACCTCCCGTATCTCGGACTTGATCTCGGTGGCCAGCTCCTTCGTCATCTCCTTCACGTACGCCTGAATGTCTTCCGTGCTTTCGCTGCAGCTACTGCACACGGTAAGTAAACGAATTTAATGGCGTACAGTTATTATCCATTTGGCATTATGAAGCAAATACAGATGACATTGAAgcgacataaaaaaaaaacgatatggTTAAGCACATTGATATGGGGGAGGTACAAGAAATAAGCCACGCGGAGGATGCATGCCGAGTAGAACACGGAACGAAACACGGAGCTTTAATCATGCACAGCGAGCGAAATGTGTTAGGAGCGAGCgatcaagcgacgaacgttcTGCAAACATGCAACCAGCATGCACTGACAATCATTGAAATAATTATCCTTttataaagatttttttttcttaagcTTAAGCACTTTCTTTTCAGTGTTGAAAAATGGCGTTAAAAACCCCCCAATGGTATAACAATTCATAAATAATATATCCCGATGAAAGTAGCACAACTCAAATGATTCAAATGCATGCgtttgcaacaaacaaaacggaaagccggGAGGAGCGAGCACGGGGACAGCGGCGACAGCGGGTGatgtaagaagaaaaaaggaggaaacaatgagtaaaaaaaaacaccggaaAATGCACAAAACGGAATGTGGACACGAGCAGCACCCACACATCGGGATGCTAACCTTCCCATGAGCGAGCGCAGATTCGGAAGGCTCGGTGTCGGCGACGCTGTCCCCGGATGCGGTGGGCTATCGTTGCGCTGCGTCAGGCTAACGGCGTCCGTCTGGCTGCTGCACGAGCAGGACCGCTGTTTGGGGAGCCGACCGGACGGGGGCAGTATCGGTATCGGTGCGCTGGCACCGCCTGTCCCCATCATGGACAGGGGACGGCGTAGCTGGgggcgctgctgttgctgctgctgggacgGAGCCGCCGGCATTGACTGTTGCGTTTGGTACGATCGCGCTTGGTGATGGTGCGGTTCTAGCCCCAGGCTGGCGCGCGTATGTGGCCCCAGTGCCTGCAGCGTGGTGACCGAACTGCCATCGCTGAAGTCATGGGTATCGGTGCTCTGTGCTTCGCTTACGTCCACATCCCGTGCAGTAAGGCCGGTGCCGCCGATGTGTGTACGATAGCTGGCGGCTCCCCAGCTGTGACATCTGCGCGATGCATTCCAGacgggcaggcaggcaggcaggcaggtcGATTTGAAGAGTGTAACGGAAAAAGTGCATCTATTATATATGTATTCCCATCGAGAGTATCCGCGAGCGGGGTGACGATGGGAAGGTATcataagggggggggggggggaaggatgATGGAGAGAGCAAAAGGCTTTCATTCTTTAGGGAACCGTTATCGACTAGCTCGGaatgaagggggggggggaggggtgagAAATGTATTCGAGTTGATGCGCCAGAACGCGTGCAATTCACGTGCGCCAAGAGAACGCACAGCAACAGGATTAATTGCGCAGCGACATTCGCGAGGCCGAACTGTTCTTGCACATTTGCTTGTATTAGTCACGGCAACAACACGCATGCTCAGGTTTTGCGCGCCACGATCTACGACACTCGGCTCAGCATCACGAGCTCGTGAAGATCGAGAGCATCGCTACGTGAACTCACCTGTTTCGGCTCACGTTCATGTCACGCCCAATTGGTCCACCGGGACCGACGGTGATACCGGCGGCGGAAGTGCTGCTCACGTGCCCGGATGCCAACGAGGTGACGTTCAGCATGGGCGTCACCTCACCGCCGACCGAGAATCTTACCATCGGCGGCGACGAGGTCGGTGTGGGGCTGTGCGATTGGTACGGGGATGAGGATGAGGAGTTCTGCCGGCGGTTCGATATCTGCAGCGGCGAGGCCGGTAAACTACGGCTCTTGAATCGCTTAATGTCCAGCGCCGACAGGCTGTGGTGTCGATGGATCAACATCAGCGACGAGTTTTCAGGTACTGGAAAAGCAAAAGCGTGACCATGAGCGTAAATTGTTTCTATTTCTGACAAGGGCAAAGCCCCACTTACTTCTGGTAGGATCGAACGGTACGCAATTTTTGACACTGTGTGAAtggcccagcagcagctcgtgaGCCTCGCCCGACAGCATGTACCAGCGTAGATGCTCCATCGCCGCGTGCGACAACTTCAGCACGATCTCATCCGTCGTGGACCGCTGGGCCATTTTGCGCGCCCGGTTGAACAGATTCCGCGCCGTCTGCAGGCAGTCGGAGTAGTTCTGCGGGAACGTGCCCGGGCCGGAGATGCGCCGATCGGAGAACAGCATTTTGCCATCGATGTAGCGGATCGCGCCCAGCCATTTGCGTTCCTTGGCCAGCGAGTTCGAGTGGTGCCGCCATTCGCCGGACCGTGCGTCCACCTCGTACTGAGGTAGCAGCTTCCACGCCTCGGTCGCGACCATCTTGAGCGCCTCCAGTATGAACGCGACCTCCGCCTCCGGCATGAAGAACGGGAAGGTGATGCGCGTGTAGCCGGGATGCAGACAGCCCGCCTTGAGCGACTCGTCGTGCAGCAGCTTCTCGTACTCCACCATCAGCTGCGGGTTGATGCCGAGCGAGTCGCTCATCATGTTGTCGGCCGTCGCCTGTATGCCGAACACATCGTTCAGCACCGCCACCACGAACCGGTGGTGCAGGAAGGCACCGCGCGGATGGCGCACCATGAAGCAGAGCGTCGTGAGCCGCTTGGCCGTGGTGCACGGTGGCCCGAGCAGCACTATCTCCGGAATGGTGCGCACGTGGGCCAGCATCTGCTTGCACGTCTTCTCCATCCGGCCCATGATCGCCTGCGATCCGAGCGACTCCTTCAGCTGCAGCACGAGCCCGGCCCGGACGGCACCGACGACCCCGACCGAGTCGGTCATAAAGGAGGTACTGTGTTCGATTAGTCTACGCTTAATGACTAGTACGCCCGGCGCCTGCACACCACCGACCAGCCGGTTGCAGTGGAAAAAGATGGCGTCCTTCTGGGCTCCGGGTAGGATCGGGTTGGTGCAGATCGGTGCACAGGACGCGGCCATTGAGTGGTCCCAGATGGAGAGCGCATCGTACTGGTGCAGCAGAATCGTGGTGGCCACGTCGTCCGCCAGGATGCCGGTGAGCCGGGACGCACCGGAGAACAGGCCGACCATCTTGCGCCGCGCCTCGGAGAAGTGCTGCAGGCGCTTCTCCAGGTCGACCAGGTCCAGGAAGCCTTCGTGATTTTTCAGTATCCGCTCGATCTGCCAGCCGGCATCGATCCACGAGCGCAGGTTGGATACCGGTTCCGAGGTGCTCACGAACAGGATTGGCGGGGCCGCCGACGGGAGCTGAGTAATGTCGACCACGCTGTCCGAGAGGGCGGACGTGTTGGAGAAGCTGTTGTGCCGGATGGAAGTGCCGAGCTGGAGCGACTGTTGGTGCAGCGCGCTGAGCGATACGTTGGCACTGATGGCACTGTGAGAGTTGTTGTTGAACTGAGACTGGCTGAGGTCGCACACGTTCGGGTTGGACAGCAGGTAGCACAAACGTTCGGCGGGATTATCACAGAAAATGATCTCATCGTCTCCATTGGCACCGACTGCGGCACGCACCAGGTCCCGTGCTTCATTGCTGCAGGAAGGAGAAGGGGTGAGCAAGGGAGTAAACTCATTTTGCACATCGGAGTCTGTCATTATCGTTCATGGTTACTTACTCATATAACTGTGACTGCAATCCCGTGACGGCCGATATGCAGCTGATATCACCAAACGCCGGTAACACTTCTTTGTTTATGTAATCTTCTAAAAACTGCAGCGAACGGCCCGATGACGCATAGTCGGCATAAACCACTGTAAAAAGAAGAATGGACAACTATtagattaaataaatacagcattatttaaaaaaacaaacgatagTCCTTTCCTTTCCGTCTCATAACGTTCAATTCGAAATTGTTCACAACCACGTGCAATGTTTTCACATGTCACCCCTAGATGGCGCACCGCAATGACgccattttctttttcgaaCGTTTCGAACATCGCCCGTCAATCTTCGGGTCGCTTCGGCTTCTGCGGCTGCTTTCATGTTCAGTTCTCGATCAAACGTCAGAAAGTTTGTGTTTCGTTCCTTGTGCTGTGCATTATTTCTCGATTCGCTTGCATTTTTCACTGATTCCCCGCGATTTTAGTTCCGTTTTCATCGTCAACACTGTGCTGGAGCTGACGAAGATACAGCGAAGATGGAAACAATCTTTGAAATACAGCGGCGCTTGCACGAAGAGTGTGACCGGCTGGTGATGGCCATGTCGGAGGAGTTGATGATACCAAAGAAGACGGTaagtgaaacataaattacaccGAATACAGTACAATCGGTGCAAATTGTTTATAATCGCCTGTTTTATGTGCCCCTTTGCTTACCGCAGACTAAAGAGAAAGTGCTAGCGGACCACCGGATAAAGATCTATCTCGAGCGATACCAGACGTGCTCGAAGTCGCTGCTGGAGCTGTACCAGGACAAGGACGGCGAGCGGAAGCAGGAAATCACCAACATGAGCGTGAACGAGTTCAAAGAGTTTTACAGCCAGTTCAATGGGCTGATCGAGTTCCATTCCAACCACGGCAACAATGTGGCCGTACCGGCATCGATCGAGTTCGACAAGCTGAAGGAGCAGCTGAACGATCCGGCCTACCTGGCCGAGGTGGTGAAGTTTAGCGACGTGGAAAACTATGGCCAGTACTTGGATCTGCACGAATGCTACGACAACTTCGTCAATCTGAAGGGCATCGACAAGATCGACTACATTACGTATCTGTCGGAGTTTAACAAGTTCGCCGACATACCGCGCAAGCAGAAGAACCTCAAGTACAAGGGCTacctgcagctgctgcacgaCTATCTGCACTCGTTCATCACCCGCAGCAGGCCGCTGTTCTTCGAGCTGGAGCACACGGTGAAGCGCAACGAGCTGCAGTTCGAAGACATGTGGAAGAACGGCATCGTGCCGGGGTGGGAGAAGGTGCGCGACGTCGACGACGACGCGCTGATCAATTTGAACGAGTTCGGCAAATGGGAGGACCTCACGTACCTCGGGCTGGACCGGCTGAAGGCCGCCCTGCAGGCGCTCGGCATGAAGTGCGGCGGCACGCTGGAGGAGCGCGCGCAGCGCCTGTTCGCCTCGAAGGACGACAAAAACCAGGAGAACGAGCGCAAGCGGATGATGAACCTGAACAAGGAGAAGGATATCGCGCAGCTGGAGTACAAGATCGCGAAGCTGGCGGACCTGGTGGACGACCAGATTTACGAGACGAAGATCAACCTGCAGCGCAAGCAGGCCCGCTACACGCTGGACGAGAGCGACGAGGACAGCATGGACGAGGAGGAATCGGACGATGACGACGGCATCCCGTACAATCCGAAGAATCTGCCGCTCGGGTACGACGGCAAGCCGATCCCGTACTGGCTGTACAAGCTGCACCAGCTGCACTTTACGTACGAGTGCGAAATCTGCGGCAACTACAAGTACAACGGGCCGAAAGCGTTCCAGAACCACTTTTCCGAGTGGC comes from the Anopheles coluzzii chromosome 2, AcolN3, whole genome shotgun sequence genome and includes:
- the LOC120953771 gene encoding uncharacterized protein LOC120953771 isoform X1, whose translation is MSFKKASRTKSLSLSGDDFPLRSVGGNVAGKPKAAFSTLKRPEDTLKIMKYIDDNVIGKGVAFLGPYGRRKVVYADYASSGRSLQFLEDYINKEVLPAFGDISCISAVTGLQSQLYDNEARDLVRAAVGANGDDEIIFCDNPAERLCYLLSNPNVCDLSQSQFNNNSHSAISANVSLSALHQQSLQLGTSIRHNSFSNTSALSDSVVDITQLPSAAPPILFVSTSEPVSNLRSWIDAGWQIERILKNHEGFLDLVDLEKRLQHFSEARRKMVGLFSGASRLTGILADDVATTILLHQYDALSIWDHSMAASCAPICTNPILPGAQKDAIFFHCNRLVGGVQAPGVLVIKRRLIEHSTSFMTDSVGVVGAVRAGLVLQLKESLGSQAIMGRMEKTCKQMLAHVRTIPEIVLLGPPCTTAKRLTTLCFMVRHPRGAFLHHRFVVAVLNDVFGIQATADNMMSDSLGINPQLMVEYEKLLHDESLKAGCLHPGYTRITFPFFMPEAEVAFILEALKMVATEAWKLLPQYEVDARSGEWRHHSNSLAKERKWLGAIRYIDGKMLFSDRRISGPGTFPQNYSDCLQTARNLFNRARKMAQRSTTDEIVLKLSHAAMEHLRWYMLSGEAHELLLGHSHSVKNCVPFDPTRIPENSSLMLIHRHHSLSALDIKRFKSRSLPASPLQISNRRQNSSSSSPYQSHSPTPTSSPPMVRFSVGGEVTPMLNVTSLASGHVSSTSAAGITVGPGGPIGRDMNVSRNRCHSWGAASYRTHIGGTGLTARDVDVSEAQSTDTHDFSDGSSVTTLQALGPHTRASLGLEPHHHQARSYQTQQSMPAAPSQQQQQQRPQLRRPLSMMGTGGASAPIPILPPSGRLPKQRSCSCSSQTDAVSLTQRNDSPPHPGTASPTPSLPNLRSLMGSSCSESTEDIQAYVKEMTKELATEIKSEIREVISKVEDVLESTDSIEMSSLVNFNSLGPQSHPAPADSKRDSICTSDVVDYLREFSKEMTNEVKSEIRDVVNAVDGIISPEGFLGARKNSPPDIVRSSNGGTAAAAAGGTSNAASVGGAAPHKLLIKQRYSDITPDAKLHRPRSADHDNSKHRSESFPRPSSAASPDYMMGPLHGAAGPIAACKSFDPRSTMSSQDSGINMNFCDAPDDSAGGRVRATGRTVGHDSRIRTVSADVDNTTHKPAIPPRRLISEPSGGSIVETSPNTDTASPNDRHPPGPADATTGKSPLTRQQHVLNRTPSGETVVGHVTPGTTGGVQWHQMPKEVWKQAAEALDEYRMLQEGDRVLVCLSGSSSTLCLLHLLRQFCQTRRLKVQLAAVTVGSADSGVDPRALMLYLKELDVPYFYEPLASHESLTDQLMHHARHRQYNVLAMASTLDKLADRFLTSLLHRGELCALPAVQRSEDVSKSHPEGAVRIIRPLLFLREKTFEQFAAAHGLPCRRTTERSGSNTGDRSLGELLQQQEQLNPLVYQNIRNALRPILSLRTEASKSAYEMLRSSLNTRE